A genomic stretch from Eptesicus fuscus isolate TK198812 chromosome 15, DD_ASM_mEF_20220401, whole genome shotgun sequence includes:
- the FUT7 gene encoding alpha-(1,3)-fucosyltransferase 7 — protein sequence MPGVAVPRSWGPWGAWSGVALLSALWLLWLFWGAPGGAPVPQRTLTILVWHWPFAHRPPELPSDTCTRYGVAHCSLSTNRSLLARADAVVFHHRELQTRRVRLPLAERPRGQPWVWASLESPSHTRGLDRLRGVFNWVLSYRRDSDIFVPYGRLEPREGPVPPLPAKSKVAAWVVSNFQAQQRRVQLYRQLAPHLPVDVYGRANRRPLCADCLLPTVARYRFYLAFENSQHPDYITEKFWHNALTAGAVPVVLGPPRASYEAVAPPDSFVHVDDFGSARELAAFLLGMNESQYRSYFRWRERFRVQPFNDWRQRFCAICARYPHLPRDQVYQDLQSWFQA from the exons ATGCCG GGCGTGGCTGTGCCCCGAAGCTGGGGGCCTTGGGGGGCCTGGTCTGGGGTCGCCCTGCTCTCggccctctggctgctgtggctgtTCTGGGGGGCCCCTGGGGGAGCCCCCGTGCCCCAGCGCACGCTCACCATCCTGGTCTGGCACTGGCCCTTTGCCCACCGGCCCCCGGAGCTGCCCAGCGACACCTGCACCCGCTACGGCGTGGCGCACTGCAGCCTGAGCACCAACCGCAGCCTGCTGGCCCGCGCCGACGCCGTGGTCTTCCACCACCGCGAGCTGCAGACGCGGAGGGTCCGCCTGCCCCTGGCCGAGCGACCGcgggggcagccctgggtgtggGCTTCCTTGGAGTCGCCCAGCCACACGCGTGGCCTCGACCGCCTCCGAGGCGTCTTCAACTGGGTGCTGAGCTACCGGCGGGACTCGGACATCTTCGTGCCCTACGGCCGCCTGGAGCCCCGGGAGGGGCCCGTGCCCCCGCTGCCCGCCAAGAGCAAGGTGGCCGCCTGGGTGGTCAGCAACTTCCAGGCTCAGCAGCGGCGCGTGCAGCTGTACCGGCAGCTGGCGCCTCACCTGCCGGTGGACGTGTACGGCCGAGCCAACCGGCGGCCGCTGTGCGCGGACTGCCTGCTGCCCACCGTGGCCCGCTACCGCTTCTACCTGGCCTTCGAGAACTCGCAGCACCCCGACTACATCACCGAGAAGTTCTGGCACAACGCCCTGACGGCTGGCGCCGTGCCCGTGGTGCTGGGGCCCCCGAGGGCCTCCTACGAGGCCGTTGCACCCCCTGACTCCTTCGTGCATGTGGACGACTTCGGCTCGGCCCGCGAGCTGGCCGCCTTCCTCCTGGGCATGAACGAGAGCCAGTATCGCAGCTATTTCCGTTGGCGAGAACGGTTTCGTGTGCAGCCGTTCAACGACTGGAGGCAGCGCTTCTGTGCCATCTGCGCCCGCTACCCCCACCTGCCCCGTGACCAGGT